TGAAGCAATGCTTTGCATATTGTTCAAATTTTCCTAAAggttttaaagatttaaaaaagaagagctAATTGAAATGTGGATGGCACAAGGGTTCATTCAACTACACGAAGGAAGAAACGATATAACGATGgaggaaaatggagaaaagtaCTTCAACATCTTGTTGTCTCGCTCTCTCTTTCAAGATATCATTAAGGATGATAGAGGAAGAATTACTCATTGTAAGATGCATGATCTTATCTATGAAATTGCGtgtacaattttaaattctcaaaagttGCAAGAGGAACATATTGATTTGTTGGATAAAGGAAGTCACACCAATCATAGGATAAACAACGCCCAAAATTTACGCACACTCATTTGCAATAGACAGGTGCTTCACAAGACTATTTTTGACAAGATTGCAAATTGTACTCGCTTGCGAGTTTTAGTAGTGGATTCATCTATTACAAAACTACCTGAGTCAATTGGTAAGATGAAACATTTGAGATATCTCGACATTTCAAGTTCAAACATAGAAGAACTTCCAAATTCTATCTCTTTGCTTTATAACTTACAAACATTGAAGCTTGGAAGCTCAATGAAACACCTTCCATATAATTTGAGCAAGTTGGTTAGTTTAAGACATTTAAAGTTCTCAATACCACAAACGCCTCCACATTTGAGCCGGTTGACTCAACTACAAACGTTGTCTGGTTTTGCAGTTGGATTTGAGAAGGGTTGCAAAATAGAAGAACTtggatttttgaaaaacttcaaaGGTAGATTAGAACTTTCAAATCTCAATGGAATTAAACACAAAGAGGAAGCCATGAGTTCCAAATTGGTAGAAAAGAACTTATGTGAGCTATTCTTGGAATGGGATTTGCATATTTTAAGAGAAGGTAGCAACTACAATGACTTGGAAGTGTTAAAAGGGCTTCAACCACACaaaaatcttcaattcttGAGTATCATAAACTATGCTGGCCAAATTTTGCCTCCTGccatttttgttgaaaatttagttGTGATACATCTAAGACATTGTGTAAGATGCGAAACACTTCCAATGCTTGGAGAATTACCTAATTTGGAGGAACTAAATATTTCCAACTTACATTGTCTAAGATGTATTGGGAATGAATTCTACGGAAGTTATGATCATCCCAACAACCATAAGGTTTTATTTCGcaagttgaagaaatttgtacTCTCTGAAATGCACAATCTAGAGCAATGGGAAGAATTAGTATTCACATCAAGGAAAGATGcaatttttcctcttcttgaAGACTTGAATATTCGTGATTGTCCTATATTAACAAgtattccaaatatttttggaTGTCCTCTTAAAAAGCTACATGTTTGTGGATGTGATGAAGTGACAAGATTGCCCAAAGATCGATCTACAACTCTGCACTTCCATTGAGGATCTAAAGATTGTTGGGTGCCTTGAAATGATACTAAATGTGCAAAATATGCATACCTTGTCTCGTTTCTCTATGAATGGGTTGCAAAAGTTTCCCCAAGGACTATCTCATCTCAAAAACTTGAAAGAAATGATAATCACTGAATGCTCACAAGATTGTGACTT
This is a stretch of genomic DNA from Cucumis sativus cultivar 9930 chromosome 4, Cucumber_9930_V3, whole genome shotgun sequence. It encodes these proteins:
- the LOC101215159 gene encoding putative disease resistance protein RGA1, translated to MEENGEKYFNILLSRSLFQDIIKDDRGRITHCKMHDLIYEIACTILNSQKLQEEHIDLLDKGSHTNHRINNAQNLRTLICNRQVLHKTIFDKIANCTRLRVLVVDSSITKLPESIGKMKHLRYLDISSSNIEELPNSISLLYNLQTLKLGSSMKHLPYNLSKLVSLRHLKFSIPQTPPHLSRLTQLQTLSGFAVGFEKGCKIEELGFLKNFKGRLELSNLNGIKHKEEAMSSKLVEKNLCELFLEWDLHILREGSNYNDLEVLKGLQPHKNLQFLSIINYAGQILPPAIFVENLVVIHLRHCVRCETLPMLGELPNLEELNISNLHCLRCIGNEFYGSYDHPNNHKVLFRKLKKFVLSEMHNLEQWEELVFTSRKDAIFPLLEDLNIRDCPILTSIPNIFGCPLKKLHVCGCDEVTRLPKDRSTTLHFH